In the Profundibacter amoris genome, TTTCGAACAGGTAGATGTCACCTTCGGAAGACGACGACAGCAATTTGTTGCCAGTGTGTGTGCAAAAAGCCGAGAAATCGGCGACCGAACCGGGATCGGTCGAGCGGATTTTCAGCACGTCGCCAGCATCAAGACCCTTCAGCATTTTCTTTGCTTTCAGGATCGGCAGGGGACAGTTCAGGCCTTCTGCGTTCAGTTCATGTACAGCCATTAGTAACCTCTTTTGTGTTGGAGTATCTTTGTTTGTTGTTGTTTAGATAAACAGGTTGATGTCCGAGCGTGAAGCGACTTCCATATAAGTCGCGGCCCCGCCCAGTTCGATCCCGTCGATCATGTCGTCCTGTGTGTATTCAAACAGGTCCAGCGTCATCTGGCAGGCGATCATGCGGATTTCCAGATCAACCGATGCTTCGCGCAGATCCTCGATCGAGGCCACGCCCTTTTGCTTCATCAGGTTTTTCATCATCTTGCCAGCCGCACCACCAACGCCGGGCATCACCGACAGAAGGTTCGGCATCGCCATATGGCCGCCCATCATAGGCATTTCCATCGCGGGGTTGCCAAGGGTCGTGAATTTCAGGTTCAGCTTTTTCTTTAGCAGGGCAAGACCGTAGAAGGTAAAGAACATCGTCACCTTCATATCCATCGCCGCCGCGGTTGTCCCCAGAATGAACGGAGGATAGGCCCAGTCCAGCGACCCTTTGGTCACAATGATGGACATGCTCTTTGCGTTGTCTGTGCTGTCGTCTGACAATTTCATTCCTCCCGTACGTGCGATTATTGGTCGCTTTTTGTATCGCGATAATTGAATATATATTTATCTGTCTTGTCAAGTCACACCCTTGTGCGGTTGGGAAAATAGCGTTGTTAAGCCAATTTTGACAGGATGTGATCTAGTATTTCCACCACCCCGCGGGTTGTAGGGTGTTTGGCGGTGAAACCGCAGATTTCCCGCACCTTTGGTGCCGCGTTGGCAGGGCATAGGGCATGGTGGGCAAAGAATAAAACCGGAATGTCACCAATGCTGTCACCAATGGCATAGGTGGCACTTGGGTCTATTCCGTACCGGTCCAGCAGATAGGCCGCACCGGTCTGTTTGCTGATCCCTTCGGGGGCGATGTCGATGGCGGAAATCGAATAGGTCCAGATCACGTTGAACCCGTCACATTTGGCCTGATAGGCCTTCATCTGGGCCTCGATTGCGGCGTTTTCGGCCCCGACGATTCCCGGTCCGGTGATGCTGAGGGCGAAATCTTTGCCGGGTTCCAGCACATGTTTGTTCCCATCTCCGACCAGCGTTTGCAGATGCTGGCGCAGGCGGGCGATTTCGGCGCGGTCATCAGGGGCCAGCAGGGATATGGCCTCGTCCGTTTCAGGGTCAAACACCATCGCGCCATATTCGCAGACAAAGGGCGTGTGCAGGTCCAGCACCTGCGCCATTGCCTCGGCATAGGGTTGCGGGCGACCGGTGCAAAGCGACAGGATCACGCCACGGTCAGTCAGTGCGCGGATACGCTGGCGCACTTCGGCCAGTGCGTCCAGATCGAAACCGATGTGTTTGCCATCATTCAGGCAGCCGTCGATATCACAGAAAATAATCGCCTTTGGCACAGGGTTATTCCGCCACCAGCCGCATTTCCGAGGGATCCATCAGGATTGAAACACTATCGCCCATCGCCAGCGGGTTGGCGGTGGTGTTGCTGATCACAAACAACTGCCCCAGCGCCCCGTCCACGGTATATTGCACCTGATTGCCCAGATAGGCGGCATAACTGATCACGCCTTCAAAACCCTCGCCTGCCACGCGCGGCTTTAGCCGGATCTGGTGCGGCCGGATCACGATCCTTGCGCCGCCCCTGGGCCGGTCGGTGTTGGGCACGTTCAGCTTTTGACCGGCGACCTCGATGTCGGCGGTTTCACCATTGGCCTGCACAACCTCGCAATCAATCAGGTTCGCGTCGCCAATGAAATCGGCAATAAAGCTGGAGCTGGGGCGCTCATACAGATCATGGGGCGTGCCTTCTTGCGCGATCTCGGCGTCTTTCATCACGATGATGCGGTCCGATACAGCCATCGCCTCTTCCTGATCGTGGGTGACGTAAACGGCGGTCAGGCCCAGATTTTGCTGGATCTGGCGGATTTCCTCGCGCACATGGCGGCGCAGTTTGGCGTCCAGATTGGACAGCGGTTCGTCCAGCAACAGCACCTCGGGTTCCAGCACAATTGCGCGGGCTACGGCGACGCGCTGTTGCTGGCCGCCGGACAATTCGGAGGGCAGGCGCGGGCCGTATCCGGCCAGCCCGACCATCGCCAGACCTTCCTCGGCCTTTTCGTGGGCCTCGCGTTTGGGCATGGATTTCACCGTCAGCCCGTAGGCGACATTGTCCAGCACCGACATATGCGGAAACAGCGCGTAGGACTGGAACACCATCGACACCTTGCGGTAAGTGGCCGACAGATGCGTCACGTCCTGCCCGCCGATCAGGATGCGCCCCTCGGTGGCGGGCTCCAGCCCCGCAATCAGGCGCAGGGTGGTGGTTTTGCCACAGCCCGACGGGCCAAGCAATGTCACCAGCTGCCCCGGCTCGATCATCAGGTCCAGCTTTTTCAACGCCGTGACCGCGCCGTATTTCTTGACGACACCGTCAAATTGCACCGACCCTGTGGTAAGATTTGTCATCTGTGGTCTCCGGTAAAATATGTCATGTCATTTGCGCCTTTTGCACACGGTTATCGCGGCGTAGGGTGCGTTGGCCGATGATCAGTTGCATCAGGATAATTGCGGTCAGCATGGTGACGATCAGCACAGCGGAATAGGCAATCGCGA is a window encoding:
- a CDS encoding sulfurtransferase TusA family protein — encoded protein: MAVHELNAEGLNCPLPILKAKKMLKGLDAGDVLKIRSTDPGSVADFSAFCTHTGNKLLSSSSEGDIYLFEIERA
- the dsrE2 gene encoding sulfur carrier protein DsrE2 encodes the protein MKLSDDSTDNAKSMSIIVTKGSLDWAYPPFILGTTAAAMDMKVTMFFTFYGLALLKKKLNLKFTTLGNPAMEMPMMGGHMAMPNLLSVMPGVGGAAGKMMKNLMKQKGVASIEDLREASVDLEIRMIACQMTLDLFEYTQDDMIDGIELGGAATYMEVASRSDINLFI
- a CDS encoding HAD family hydrolase, which encodes MPKAIIFCDIDGCLNDGKHIGFDLDALAEVRQRIRALTDRGVILSLCTGRPQPYAEAMAQVLDLHTPFVCEYGAMVFDPETDEAISLLAPDDRAEIARLRQHLQTLVGDGNKHVLEPGKDFALSITGPGIVGAENAAIEAQMKAYQAKCDGFNVIWTYSISAIDIAPEGISKQTGAAYLLDRYGIDPSATYAIGDSIGDIPVLFFAHHALCPANAAPKVREICGFTAKHPTTRGVVEILDHILSKLA
- a CDS encoding ABC transporter ATP-binding protein; this translates as MTNLTTGSVQFDGVVKKYGAVTALKKLDLMIEPGQLVTLLGPSGCGKTTTLRLIAGLEPATEGRILIGGQDVTHLSATYRKVSMVFQSYALFPHMSVLDNVAYGLTVKSMPKREAHEKAEEGLAMVGLAGYGPRLPSELSGGQQQRVAVARAIVLEPEVLLLDEPLSNLDAKLRRHVREEIRQIQQNLGLTAVYVTHDQEEAMAVSDRIIVMKDAEIAQEGTPHDLYERPSSSFIADFIGDANLIDCEVVQANGETADIEVAGQKLNVPNTDRPRGGARIVIRPHQIRLKPRVAGEGFEGVISYAAYLGNQVQYTVDGALGQLFVISNTTANPLAMGDSVSILMDPSEMRLVAE